CGGCGAGTTCCGGGCGGTCTACGACCTCAACGGTACGGGGGAACTGTCGCTGTACCGATCGTCGCTCTACCGCGACGAACCGTTAGAGATCAACAGCGTCCGCTACTGGTACCCTAACGGTACCGAGCTAACGGGCTCGGAGCTCGAGGTCGAGCAAGGGCAATCGGAGACGACCGTCCAGGTACCCGACGAGAACGGGACGCTCGCGTTCTCGGGCGAGGCTGGACGGAAAACGTTCCAGTTGCCGGCGTACGTCGAGGGCTCCTACGAGGTCACGGTCCCCGAGGGCCATCGGACGTCGAACTTCCTGTTCGGAGACGTCGCGCCGAACGGCTACGAGCGCGAGGTCGTCGACGATCGCGAGCGTCTCTACTGGGAGAGCGTCGACACCACGATCTCGCTTCGATACTATCTCGCGCGGGATATCACGCTGTTCCTCGGCCTCGTGGGAGTCGTCGTCCTGTTCGGCGGGATCGGAATCGCCTACTACTACCGGCAGGTCATACGGCTCCGCGAGGAGCGAGAGGAGTTCGGCCTCGACGTGGATGCCGGTGACGACTCGGACGGCGGACCGCCCGGCTTTCCGTGATCGATCGCCGCCGAGACGCCGTACTGGCTCCGAGACGAAATCGCCCTCAGGCGTGGATCGCCCGCTGATCGAGCCAGAGGACTTCTTCACCGTCGATATCGAGTCGGCCCTTGACGTGGGACGTGTCCAGTCTCGGGGCCTCGAGCGACGCAGTTCGAACCGTTCTGGTCACGTCGACGTCGTCGACCAGCCACCCGTAGTAGCGGCCGTCGTCGTCGGTGACCGAAAAGACGAGCAGTTTCGGGTCGTCGACGCGGGCCGACGTCCGGGACGTCGAGCCGAATATCCGGGGTAGGTCGACGACTCTGACCAGTTCGCCGGCGACGGTGATCGTCCCCGCGTTCCACGGATCGTCGGCGTCCGCCAGGGAGGTACCGTCCGTGACCTCGAGCACGGAGGCCGTCGACTCGGCCCTGACGCAGTATTGCGTTCCCTCGAGACCAAACATAAGAATTTTTACACTGACGCCGGTGTCGGTCCCGTTACCGTTCGAGGACGTACCCATTCTCCCTGAGGGAGGGACGTTGTGAGAATAAGCCTTCCGATGGACCACATACAATGATACATACATATACGGAGGAGAGAACGAATTCAGAGGAGTCCGAGAGAG
This portion of the Natrinema salinisoli genome encodes:
- a CDS encoding DUF5803 family protein, which produces MNRRLVLAAVAVALLAGLAGCSALSGGISDEQLDREGNYSDLRDSDADVAIDLEDGSLIEDGEFRAVYDLNGTGELSLYRSSLYRDEPLEINSVRYWYPNGTELTGSELEVEQGQSETTVQVPDENGTLAFSGEAGRKTFQLPAYVEGSYEVTVPEGHRTSNFLFGDVAPNGYEREVVDDRERLYWESVDTTISLRYYLARDITLFLGLVGVVVLFGGIGIAYYYRQVIRLREEREEFGLDVDAGDDSDGGPPGFP
- a CDS encoding chemotaxis protein CheW; translation: MGTSSNGNGTDTGVSVKILMFGLEGTQYCVRAESTASVLEVTDGTSLADADDPWNAGTITVAGELVRVVDLPRIFGSTSRTSARVDDPKLLVFSVTDDDGRYYGWLVDDVDVTRTVRTASLEAPRLDTSHVKGRLDIDGEEVLWLDQRAIHA